The region CGCAGCTAAAAATTAGCGTACGCCACCGCTGGCTATAATCACTTCGCCTGTTAACCACCGTGAATCATCAGATGCCAGGAAAACAGCTACAGGTGCTATATCATTTGGCTGAGCTGTACGGCCAAGTGGTGTTTGGCTTACGGCCTCCGCATGAAAGTCGCTACCGATAAAGCCGGCCGTTTGTGTGCCTTCAGTTTCTACCATGCCCGGGTTGATAGAATTAACCCGTATTTTCCTGCTGCCAAGTTCTTTTGAAAGTACCTGTGTAAGCGAGTCTACCGCGCCTTTAGTTGCAGTGTATATACCACTTTGTGGAGGTGTTATACGTGTTACCACCGAACTAATATTAATTATGCTACCGCCTTTTTCGCCAAAGCCTTTTACTGCCGCTTGGGTTGCAAGAAATAAACCCAATACGTTTGTATTAAATTGGCGGGTGTATTCTTCTACCGTAAAATCGTCAATAGCACCAAACTGGTAAACGCCGGCATTATTCACCAGTATGTCTACTCCACCAAAAGCTTGTTGTGTTTCAGCAAATAAACGGTCAACATCGGCTGGTTTAGACACGTCGCCTTGTACGGCAACTGCCCTGCCGCCATTGCTAACTATGTCTGCTACTACCTTTTCAGCACCTTCTTTAGCTGACGCATAGTTTACTACTACGGCTGCGCCTTCTGCTGCTAAACCTCTTGCTATTTCGGCACCAATGCCTTTTGATGCGCCTGTAACTACTGCTACTTTGTTTTCTAACTTTTTCATTTTCTGTTGTGAATATTATTTTGGAATAATCGTTCCGCAAATATATATTCAAAACAGAACGACCGTTCCAATTAGTTTCAAAGATTATACAGGTATGACAATGAGGCGAACACGACTAATTACTTGTGCGTGTGTGGTGCTGGGCTAGGCTTGGGGCTTAAGTGAGGAGAATACTTTTTTACCTACAGTTATCACCAACACTGCGGCTAAACCCGCAACCAGTCCTAATGCAAGCTCTTTAACAATTGAGGGAATTTGGGGATACAGATGGTGTATATATTCGATATTATGAACGAAGATGCCGCCGGAAACAAGTATCAAAGCAATAGTACCTACAACGCTAAGTATGCGGATAATTACCGGTAACGACTTTACAAGTACCGTACCCAATGTTGATAAAAAACCTTTATTTCCCGACCGCTTAATCAAGTTATAACCGGCATCGTCCATTCTGACAATTACAGCCACAATCCCGTAAACTCCTACAGTTGCCAAAATGGCTACGGCTGAAACAGTTATTATTTGGATAGCGAGGGTTTTATCAGAAACAGACCCTAAAGCAATTATCACGATCTCAATAGACAAGATAAAATCTGTAGCAATAGCCGACTTGATTTTCGCCTTTTCAGCAGCACTGTCATCTTGCTGTTCCTTCTCTACTACTTTGTCGCTGGTTTTTTTACCATGAAAAAAATACTCTATAATTTTCTCTACGCCTTCGTAGGCTAAATACAAACCGCCAAGAATCAAAATAACTTTTATTGCAGCCGGGAAGAACAGGTTCAGCAATAATGCTACAGGAACAATGATAAGCTTGTTTACCAGGGAGCCTTTTGTAATTGCCCAAAGTACCGGCAATTCCCTGGACGACAGAAAGCCGGTGGCTTTTTCCGCGTTAACAGCCAGGTCGTCGCCCAATATACCTACCGTTTTGCGTGTTGCCAATTTAGCGGCCACAGCTACATCGTCCATTAATGCACTTATATCATCCAGAATTGCGAATATGCCTGCAGCCATTTGGTAGTATTATATTTAGTGGACTCGTGTTTACCCAACCGTATAAATGCGAGTTGCAGAGTAAAGTTTTAAAATGTAACAATATTAGCCTGCGATGAGCACATTAATGGTTTTTGCGGAACGCGAATTGCAGTTGAGATTACATGGAGTTACTGGATATATTAAACGACATCACCACAGAAGCGCGGGAGTTAAACGGTGAAGAGAAGTCATTTAAACTGTGGATGCCGAAGCGGGTAGTTTTTACAGCTGATGCACTGGAGCAAGCCTACGGCCAAAAGATATATGAACGGATTAAAGAACTTAACCTAAATATTGAAATAGCAAAAAACAATCGCATAACAGGGCTGCGCGGTAAAGACGAACGTGAAACCTACCGTATAGCTAAGAACACGTTAGCAATCGTTAATGCACCGCCAAGCGCATTTAATCTTCGCCCAATCCCTCCTTCTGCAGATTGGCAGTTTCATTTGGCCGAAGGCTGCCCTGCTCACTGCCAGTACTGTTATTTAGCCGGGAGTTTATCCGGTCCGCCCGCCATAAGGGTATTTGCAAACCTGCCGCAGATTTTAGAAAACACCATTAAATTTGAAAGCTTAAATCAGGTCACCTCATTTGAGGCCAGCTGCTATACAGATCCCTTGAGCCTGGAACATCTTACCGGAGGTTTGGCCGAATCGATTAACCACTTTGCAGATCGCCCGAATACACATTTGCGTTTTGTTACCAAATTTGATAATGTAAGCGGCTTGCTCAACCTCAATCATCAGGGCCGTACAAGGTTCCGGAGCAGCCTAAATGCAGATGTAATTGCCAGGAAGTTGGAAGGTGGCACTCCAAATGTATCAGTCCGCATAAAGGCTTTAAGGAAAATGGCGCTGCCACGCCAGCAGGGAGGTGGAGGCTACCCTATTGGTGTAGTGCTGGCACCAATAATGCCTATACCCGATTGGGAACTACATTATTCCAAACTGATGGATGAACTGGAGCTTAACCTTAACTTTGAAATTGATTTAACCTTTGAATTGATAACGCACCGGTTCACACCTGGTTCCCGAGATATTTTGATGGAGTGGTACCCCAATACCAGCCTGGATTTTAGCGAAACGAACAGAGCTATAAAACGGAATAAGTTTGGTGGCCATAAGTATGTTTTTGTAAAAGAACTGATGAAAGAACTAAAATCGTTTTTTGAAGCTGAAATAGCACGCAGGTTTCCGAATGCCAGGATATTATACTGGACGTAACTATTTGATTTTGATAATATCACGCTTAAATATACTCCGTAGTTGATGTTATCTGGATTAAATCACAACGTAACATTTATTCAAAACAGATCTTAGTTGGCAACTGAGAAGCTTATTGTATTTTTCACCTGCAGCCCACTTACACCGCTGCCAACATACGTTAGCTTATACTTGGTTTTGGCTAATACATAGTTGGTTGCTAGATTAATCTCAGTCGTAACTTTACTCTTAGCAGCTACCGTGATATATGCACTTGCTGGCGGGGGCATTACACGCCTTGCCATTGCTCCTTTAAAAACAGCCTCATTCCCGTTACCATCAATAATTTCAAAATACTTCCCAATGCGCGGCTCAAAAGGGGTTTCCCACTTGCAGAAACGCAGATCACGATTAGTGTTATTTATTACTGTAAAAGATAAAAGCGCAGAACCGCTTGAGACAAACTTCTCTTTCATGGTCATATGCACTATCAACTTACCGGCAGAATTTTGACTTGCATTAGATGCACCCTCTTGGCTAAGTTGCTTTCTACTTTTACAACCAAATGAAAACAGGCAAATAGTAATGGCGGCGAGAAATATTCTAATTTTCATACCTCAGAGACACTAAAATTGCACAATGGTTTGATGTTCTCTCCTTGTATTTGTTCAACAACATCACCACCAGGTAATTAAACCCAGAATTTTTAACTATTTCTTCGACTTTAACAAACAATTATTATATTTGCGTAACTAGTTACGTAATCAATGAATAATAAATTTTTTAACGATGCAGGCATCATAGCTATTGGTAGCAGGCTAAGAATGCTTACGGAGGCTATTACCAATGAAGCTGCTGGTATATACAAACTCTATGAAATCGAAATTCAGCCGAAGTGGTTTCCGGTTTTTTATGCTTTATCTCGTGGCGAAGAAAAGACTATAACGGGAATAGCTGTTGAAATCGGACACTCGCACCCGTCTGTAAGTAAAATTGTAAGCGAAATGATCAAGGCGGGATTGGTTATCGAGAAAAAAGGTACAGTGGATGGCCGAAGAACCTTAGTGGCTCTTTCTAAGAAAGGAAAAGGCTATGCAGACAAAATAAAAGACCAGTACGCAGATCTTGAGCAAGCCATTACAACCATAAACGCGCAGGCGACACATGATTTATGGAAGGCAATAGAAGAGTGGGAGTTTTTGCTTGAACAAAAACCTTTGCTGCGCAGGGTGACAGAAGAAAAAAAACAACGGGAAAGTAAAGACGTACAAATTGTAGACTACCAGTCGAATTATGCAGCGGCTTTCAAGTCATTGAATGAAGAATGGATCTCCACCTATTTTAAGATGGAAGAAACAGACTATAAGTCTTTAGATGACCCGGAAGGTTATATCTTGAAAAAAGGCGGCCATATACTGGTTGCTTTATACCACGACAAACCAGTTGGTGTTTGCGCGTTGATTAAAATGCATAACAGCGATTATGATTTTGAACTTGCCAAGATGGCGGTGTCGCCACTTGCTCAAGGTAAGAATATAGGATGGCTGCTGGGCCGGGCAGCACTAAACTGGGCAAGTAGGCAAGGTGCTAAAAAGATCTATTTAGAAAGTAACACCTTGTTGAAACCGGCTATTAACCTCTATCATAAACTCGGATTTAAAAAGGTCGTGGGCCATCCTACTCCTTATGAAAGATGTAACATTCAGATGGCTTGTGATATAAGTAAAAATCAGTAAGAATGTGCTTTCATTGATCTTAGATGATCTTATTTGTTTTTACCAATTACAAAGCGAGAACCAATGACATGTAATTAAAGTTTGGGGCGTTTATCTTATAGCCAATTCCCTAATCCAATTAAACACTGCGATACCGTTCTGCTGAAGTTTACCGCCTCAAAATTCACAAAACAAATCACTGTGCTTTCAATTCTTTTAGTAGATGAAACAATTACCAAAAAACACAGCACTTACAGGGCAGTTAAAATGGGTGGAGCAGGTAGCTTCCGTTATGGACGACAAATTCCGCGTCCCTGGTACAAATTTTCGCTTCGGGCTCGATCCTGTGCTGAACTTCATCCCCTTTGCAGGAGATGTTTCTGGCTTCATAGTAGCAGCAGCGCTGCTTTATGTAATTGCAAAGAACGGAGGTGTGAGTCGAAAGGTACTTATTTTAATGGCTGTTAATATTTGCGTAGATGGACTTCTTGGCGGAATTCCCCTCGTAGGTCAGATAACCGACTTCTATTTCAAAGCAAATACCCGCAACATTAAGCTGCTAAAAGAGCACTATCAAGAAGGCAAGCACCAGGGCAGCGGTAAAGGTATTATTGCCTTGATATTAATTGTATTGGTGATTTTCCTTTTGTCAACTATTTATGTCTCCTACATCACTTTGCGATGGCTACTGGGGCTTTTTCAATAGACATGATAATTACAAGCATACCAATCTCTGGCAGCAAGGCCGGTTCCAATACCTGCTGTTCAAAAACTATTTTTGTGCAGTAGGGTTTAAGGTAGATACTTTTATAGCTAAACTGCTTTATCGTTAACAACCAAATGGGTAAAATTTTTACGATAACCGAGGGGCTCGAAAACATGGGTGCTCTTCATACCGGTGGCCAGGGTTCGGTATATAAAGGCAGGCGCATCGGCGAAATTTTTGTAGCGGTAAAGCTTTTGCCAACCCCAATTCACGCCGAAGATGAGAATGACAAGCACTATAAAGATTTCATTAACGAGGTAGAGAAATTAAAAAAGGTTAACCAGGTATCAAACCCCAACGTAGTTAAAATTCTCAATTCCGGGATTACTGAAAGTGGCTCCCTCCCATTCATCGAGATGGAATTTATTGAGGGTCCTGATCTCGCAGAACTCCTTACTGAAAAAGATACACCTGTTTTTACCATTCATGAAGCCATTAAGGTGGCTTATCAGCTTGCAAATGCGTTGAGCCATTGCCATAGAGTATCAGTAAAGCATGGCGATATCAAAAGCAATAACGTTAAATTCAATATCAATACCGGCAACTATATGCTGCTTGATTTTGGTCTCGCAATTATGAGCGACGAGCAGCGGCGAAGCAGCTTACGAAACGCTGGGGCGGTAGAGTTTATGGCGCCTGAGCAAAGCGAAGGCAACCTGCTGCCGCAAAGCGACGTTTACAGCTACGGCATTATTCTTTACGAATTGCTGGCTGGCACTGTTCCCTTTAAATTGAATGACAACGGCCAGACTGCCCGTAATGCTGTAATGATAGCACACCTGGAGCAGGAGCCGCCTGATCTGTTGACGTTGCGTGAAAAGAACATGCCTTTAAGCTGGCCCGAAGACCAGCGCCGCCGCGAAATGCAGGTGCCTGCGTGGCTGCTGACACTCATATCTAAATGTTTGCAAAAGAATCCGGCCGACCGTTACACGAACGGCACCGAGCTTCGCGAGGTGATACAACACAGTGTGATCAGCGTAAAAGGTGATGCAGAAAGTGCCCTGATCCTGCAAAACGAAAAAGACGCATTGGAATTAAAACTAAAGGAAGAGGAGACCAAGACAAGCCGGTTATTGGAGGAAATAACGCAGCTTAAAAACAACCAGGTAGCTTTCAAGGCAGCGCCTGTTACAGCACCGTTGCCACATAAAAACAGTGGCAAGAGTATGTCAAAAGCGGCATTATTAGGCATAGGTTTGCTGCTTACCTGCATGGGTGCATTGGCTGGCCATTACCTTTTTAATAACGGGAAAGCAGCACGGATAGAGCCAGAGCCGCAGAATAGTATAAAGGGAACACCAGAGGTAACGGTAAAGAAGTCCGTTACAAAACCCAAAACGCTGGCGGTTAAGAAAACAAGAAAAGATTCAGCTAAAAAGGTGGTAAAAACAGCGGAGCCTAAACCAAAGCCTGCTGAAGCTGCGCCGGTCAGTAGCGGTAAGGGCAGCGATGTAGGTAAAGTATTTACATTGTTTACTACCTACGCCTACTTCCACAGCCGCCCGGATGAGGCAAGCAAACGTGCGGCAAACATAAACCAATGGAACAACGCACGCTTAAAAGCCCTGGACGATCAAAACGGGTTTATCTATGTGGTGTATACCAACGATAAAGGACAAACCAGCAAAGGCTGGCTTAGGAAAAAGGATTTGATTGTGGTTGGACAATAATGCAAGTTCGATGCGTGTTCTGAGTGCTAAAGCAGATATCAAGGAACCTCCAATCATGATCTACTTTTTTACAGTTAGCACATTAAGCTACTTTCGACCTGAAGTACAAGCTATCCAAGGGTAATGAGAAGGATGTTCAGAACCTGGCTTTAGTAAGGTAAATAATGAAAAAACCCTTTAAACTATTTGTTTAAAGGGTTTTTCGTTTCGACCTGTTGGGTGGTCTTTGTGATCCCGCTGGGACTCGAACCCAGGACCCCAACATTAAAAGTGTTATGCTCTACCGGCTGAGCTACGGAATCATCCTTTTAACTTTTTCGCTGTTGAAAGCGTTTCCGTTTAAAGTGGTGCAAATATACGCTTATTGTACATTGCCTGCAAACGTATTTTAAATTTATTTTTAAGTAGATAATAACAATTTCATTATCAGCAATTAAGGATTATAGATACCAATCTTAGCACCATCGCCAGCTAACAGAACAAGGTTTCCGTGCTTTGCTTTCCTGCAAACGTTGTAACTTTTGTCATCTATTTTACGCCAGTTCTTACCACCATCAGTAGAAATATTACTGCCTGATGTACCGGTCGCAAGAAAGGTTTGCCCTTTTAAGAACTCCACACTGGATTGAAAACCTGCCGGACCAGCCTGTGGGTTGCCGCCATTACTCAGCTTTTTGA is a window of Mucilaginibacter terrenus DNA encoding:
- a CDS encoding SDR family NAD(P)-dependent oxidoreductase, producing MKKLENKVAVVTGASKGIGAEIARGLAAEGAAVVVNYASAKEGAEKVVADIVSNGGRAVAVQGDVSKPADVDRLFAETQQAFGGVDILVNNAGVYQFGAIDDFTVEEYTRQFNTNVLGLFLATQAAVKGFGEKGGSIINISSVVTRITPPQSGIYTATKGAVDSLTQVLSKELGSRKIRVNSINPGMVETEGTQTAGFIGSDFHAEAVSQTPLGRTAQPNDIAPVAVFLASDDSRWLTGEVIIASGGVR
- a CDS encoding DUF808 domain-containing protein; translated protein: MAAGIFAILDDISALMDDVAVAAKLATRKTVGILGDDLAVNAEKATGFLSSRELPVLWAITKGSLVNKLIIVPVALLLNLFFPAAIKVILILGGLYLAYEGVEKIIEYFFHGKKTSDKVVEKEQQDDSAAEKAKIKSAIATDFILSIEIVIIALGSVSDKTLAIQIITVSAVAILATVGVYGIVAVIVRMDDAGYNLIKRSGNKGFLSTLGTVLVKSLPVIIRILSVVGTIALILVSGGIFVHNIEYIHHLYPQIPSIVKELALGLVAGLAAVLVITVGKKVFSSLKPQA
- a CDS encoding SPL family radical SAM protein translates to MELLDILNDITTEARELNGEEKSFKLWMPKRVVFTADALEQAYGQKIYERIKELNLNIEIAKNNRITGLRGKDERETYRIAKNTLAIVNAPPSAFNLRPIPPSADWQFHLAEGCPAHCQYCYLAGSLSGPPAIRVFANLPQILENTIKFESLNQVTSFEASCYTDPLSLEHLTGGLAESINHFADRPNTHLRFVTKFDNVSGLLNLNHQGRTRFRSSLNADVIARKLEGGTPNVSVRIKALRKMALPRQQGGGGYPIGVVLAPIMPIPDWELHYSKLMDELELNLNFEIDLTFELITHRFTPGSRDILMEWYPNTSLDFSETNRAIKRNKFGGHKYVFVKELMKELKSFFEAEIARRFPNARILYWT
- a CDS encoding protease, whose amino-acid sequence is MKIRIFLAAITICLFSFGCKSRKQLSQEGASNASQNSAGKLIVHMTMKEKFVSSGSALLSFTVINNTNRDLRFCKWETPFEPRIGKYFEIIDGNGNEAVFKGAMARRVMPPPASAYITVAAKSKVTTEINLATNYVLAKTKYKLTYVGSGVSGLQVKNTISFSVAN
- a CDS encoding bifunctional helix-turn-helix transcriptional regulator/GNAT family N-acetyltransferase translates to MNNKFFNDAGIIAIGSRLRMLTEAITNEAAGIYKLYEIEIQPKWFPVFYALSRGEEKTITGIAVEIGHSHPSVSKIVSEMIKAGLVIEKKGTVDGRRTLVALSKKGKGYADKIKDQYADLEQAITTINAQATHDLWKAIEEWEFLLEQKPLLRRVTEEKKQRESKDVQIVDYQSNYAAAFKSLNEEWISTYFKMEETDYKSLDDPEGYILKKGGHILVALYHDKPVGVCALIKMHNSDYDFELAKMAVSPLAQGKNIGWLLGRAALNWASRQGAKKIYLESNTLLKPAINLYHKLGFKKVVGHPTPYERCNIQMACDISKNQ
- a CDS encoding DUF4112 domain-containing protein → MKQLPKNTALTGQLKWVEQVASVMDDKFRVPGTNFRFGLDPVLNFIPFAGDVSGFIVAAALLYVIAKNGGVSRKVLILMAVNICVDGLLGGIPLVGQITDFYFKANTRNIKLLKEHYQEGKHQGSGKGIIALILIVLVIFLLSTIYVSYITLRWLLGLFQ
- a CDS encoding serine/threonine protein kinase, encoding MGKIFTITEGLENMGALHTGGQGSVYKGRRIGEIFVAVKLLPTPIHAEDENDKHYKDFINEVEKLKKVNQVSNPNVVKILNSGITESGSLPFIEMEFIEGPDLAELLTEKDTPVFTIHEAIKVAYQLANALSHCHRVSVKHGDIKSNNVKFNINTGNYMLLDFGLAIMSDEQRRSSLRNAGAVEFMAPEQSEGNLLPQSDVYSYGIILYELLAGTVPFKLNDNGQTARNAVMIAHLEQEPPDLLTLREKNMPLSWPEDQRRREMQVPAWLLTLISKCLQKNPADRYTNGTELREVIQHSVISVKGDAESALILQNEKDALELKLKEEETKTSRLLEEITQLKNNQVAFKAAPVTAPLPHKNSGKSMSKAALLGIGLLLTCMGALAGHYLFNNGKAARIEPEPQNSIKGTPEVTVKKSVTKPKTLAVKKTRKDSAKKVVKTAEPKPKPAEAAPVSSGKGSDVGKVFTLFTTYAYFHSRPDEASKRAANINQWNNARLKALDDQNGFIYVVYTNDKGQTSKGWLRKKDLIVVGQ